One Thermodesulfobacteriota bacterium genomic region harbors:
- a CDS encoding MBL fold metallo-hydrolase produces MPTIDEVLPDLFRIEVPLPDNPLRSINVYVARGEERSLIVDTGMNRAECRAALGEGLRALGIDTGSADFFITHLHADHIGLAKVFARPGARVFLNRPDALWLETWSGWEPFFPVAEAHGVPVRALRAEVSSNPSLAFERDWLPEVTPADEGRIFAVGAYRFECISTPGHTAGHMCLYEARERVLLSGDHILGDISPNITSWLPGRDPLKEYLSSLRKACTLEVDLVLPGHRRLFRGHKDRIQALERHHQARLAEVLSLLSERPLTAFELASHMTWDLKGTWASWPLAQKWFATGEAIAHLVYLEGAGAVTRDEGDRVVFHLHQPSARVQGWA; encoded by the coding sequence ATGCCGACCATCGACGAAGTCCTCCCGGATCTCTTCCGGATCGAAGTGCCGCTGCCCGACAACCCGTTGCGGTCCATCAACGTGTACGTGGCCAGGGGCGAAGAGCGCTCCCTGATCGTGGACACGGGGATGAACCGCGCGGAGTGCCGGGCGGCTCTGGGGGAGGGGCTGCGTGCACTCGGCATCGACACGGGCTCGGCCGATTTCTTCATTACCCACCTGCACGCCGATCACATCGGGCTCGCCAAGGTCTTTGCCAGGCCAGGGGCGAGGGTCTTCCTGAATCGCCCGGATGCCCTCTGGCTCGAAACCTGGAGCGGGTGGGAGCCCTTCTTCCCCGTGGCGGAAGCGCACGGGGTGCCCGTGCGGGCGCTTCGGGCGGAGGTCTCGTCCAATCCCAGCCTCGCCTTCGAGCGAGACTGGCTTCCCGAGGTGACCCCGGCCGACGAAGGACGGATCTTTGCGGTTGGCGCCTACCGGTTCGAGTGCATCTCGACGCCCGGGCACACCGCGGGGCACATGTGCCTCTATGAGGCGCGCGAGAGGGTGCTCCTTTCCGGCGATCACATTCTGGGCGACATCAGCCCCAACATCACGAGCTGGCTTCCGGGTCGAGACCCCCTGAAGGAGTATCTCTCGAGCCTACGCAAGGCCTGCACCCTGGAGGTCGACCTGGTCCTCCCCGGGCATCGGCGCCTCTTTCGGGGCCACAAGGACCGCATCCAAGCGTTGGAGCGGCACCACCAGGCGAGGCTCGCCGAAGTGCTCTCCCTGCTATCGGAGCGCCCTCTCACCGCCTTTGAGCTCGCCTCACACATGACCTGGGATCTGAAGGGAACCTGGGCATCCTGGCCCCTGGCACAAAAATGGTTCGCGACGGGGGAGGCGATCGCCCACCTGGTCTACCTGGAAGGAGCCGGGGCCGTGACGAGGGACGAAGGGGACCGCGTGGTGTTCCACCTGCACCAACCCAGTGCCCGTGTGCAGGGTTGGGCCTAG